A region from the Sulfitobacter sp. D7 genome encodes:
- a CDS encoding penicillin-binding protein activator — MIACFRAFRKKMHLLLLPLFAVLLAACQPVAIGGANSGGPRIDPSAPVPVALLVPRGGSASDELLAKNLENAARLAMRDLGGVEIDLRVYGTAGNASKAAAAASQAVNEGAKIILGPVYGEAANAAGVAVASSGVNVISFSNNPTIAGGNVFVLGPTFANTANRLVSFAKRNGKDKMVVLHGQDLAGQLGRDAIVQAISANGATLAGTVDYALSQESVVAAVPRVKATIEGSGANALFLTTSSASALPLFAELLPEAGIQSATTQYVGLTRWDIPQQTLALPGVQGGWFALPDTAASGAFSNRYKAAYGSDPHPLAGLAFDGIAAIGSLVKSGKSNALSGAALTQGAGFQGASGIFRLRRDGANERALAVATIRNNRVVVLDPAPRGFGGAGF, encoded by the coding sequence ATGATTGCCTGTTTCCGAGCCTTCCGCAAGAAGATGCACCTGCTCTTATTGCCTCTATTCGCGGTCCTGCTGGCGGCCTGTCAGCCCGTCGCCATCGGCGGCGCCAATTCCGGCGGCCCGCGCATTGACCCCTCTGCCCCCGTTCCTGTCGCGCTTTTGGTGCCGCGCGGTGGCTCTGCTAGCGATGAGTTGCTGGCCAAAAACCTTGAGAATGCTGCGCGTCTTGCGATGCGCGACCTTGGCGGCGTCGAGATTGACCTGCGCGTCTATGGCACCGCGGGCAACGCCAGCAAAGCCGCTGCCGCTGCCTCTCAGGCGGTGAATGAAGGGGCCAAGATCATCCTCGGGCCGGTTTACGGCGAGGCGGCCAATGCGGCCGGCGTGGCGGTGGCCTCTTCCGGGGTCAATGTGATCTCTTTCTCGAACAACCCGACCATCGCGGGCGGCAATGTCTTCGTGCTTGGGCCGACCTTTGCCAATACCGCCAACCGTTTGGTGAGCTTTGCCAAGCGCAATGGCAAAGACAAAATGGTCGTGCTGCATGGTCAAGACCTTGCCGGTCAACTGGGCCGTGATGCGATTGTTCAGGCGATCAGCGCCAATGGCGCGACACTGGCGGGCACCGTGGATTACGCGTTGAGCCAAGAGTCGGTCGTGGCTGCCGTGCCGCGGGTCAAGGCGACGATCGAAGGCAGTGGCGCGAATGCGCTGTTCCTCACAACGTCCTCGGCCAGTGCCCTGCCACTTTTCGCAGAGCTGCTGCCCGAAGCTGGGATCCAATCGGCGACCACACAATATGTCGGCCTGACCCGTTGGGACATCCCGCAGCAAACGCTGGCCCTACCCGGCGTGCAGGGCGGCTGGTTTGCCCTGCCAGACACAGCGGCAAGCGGTGCCTTCTCCAACCGCTACAAAGCGGCCTATGGCAGCGACCCCCATCCTTTGGCCGGGCTGGCCTTTGACGGGATCGCGGCGATCGGGTCCTTGGTAAAGAGCGGCAAATCCAACGCGCTTTCCGGTGCGGCCCTCACCCAAGGGGCGGGTTTCCAAGGGGCCAGCGGCATCTTCCGTCTGCGCCGCGATGGCGCCAATGAACGTGCGCTGGCCGTGGCCACGATCCGCAACAACCGGGTTGTCGTGCTAGACCCAGCGCCGCGCGGCTTTGGCGGGGCTGGTTTCTGA
- the rsmI gene encoding 16S rRNA (cytidine(1402)-2'-O)-methyltransferase, whose protein sequence is MKFLKTDLAPGLYFVGVPIGTARDITLRALDTLAAADLLAAEDTRSLRRLMEIHGVPLNGRKVIALHDHSGPSVQERLIAAVREGKSVAYASEAGMPLIADPGFELSRAAAEAGVMQTCAPGPSAVLTALALGGLPTDAFFFAGFLPNSKSARIAALEKLRDVPGTLVFYESPKRLGAMLRDAATALGAGRKAAMCRELTKKFEEIQRDTLENLAETYQGQSPKGEVVVLIDRSRSESVNHLDLETDLQRALKEMSMRDAVDLVAQAHGLPRRQVYQAALALGKG, encoded by the coding sequence TTGAAATTCCTCAAGACAGATCTAGCCCCAGGACTTTATTTCGTGGGCGTCCCAATCGGCACCGCACGCGATATCACGCTGCGTGCGCTGGACACGCTCGCCGCGGCGGATCTGCTTGCGGCCGAAGACACGCGCAGCCTGCGCAGGCTTATGGAAATCCACGGGGTGCCGCTTAATGGACGCAAGGTGATCGCCCTGCACGACCACAGCGGCCCATCCGTGCAAGAGCGGCTTATCGCGGCGGTCCGTGAGGGCAAATCGGTCGCCTATGCGTCAGAGGCGGGCATGCCCCTGATCGCCGATCCGGGCTTCGAGCTTAGCCGTGCCGCCGCCGAGGCGGGGGTGATGCAGACCTGCGCACCGGGGCCCTCGGCGGTGCTGACCGCGCTGGCGCTGGGCGGCCTGCCGACGGATGCGTTTTTCTTCGCAGGCTTCCTGCCCAATAGTAAATCCGCACGGATCGCGGCGCTGGAAAAGCTGCGCGACGTGCCGGGAACCTTGGTATTTTACGAATCACCCAAACGGCTTGGGGCCATGCTGCGCGATGCGGCAACCGCGCTGGGCGCGGGGCGTAAAGCAGCCATGTGCCGAGAGTTGACCAAGAAGTTCGAAGAGATTCAACGCGATACGCTTGAAAACCTTGCAGAGACCTATCAGGGCCAATCGCCAAAAGGCGAAGTGGTCGTTCTTATTGATCGAAGCCGTTCAGAGTCTGTTAATCACCTTGACCTAGAAACAGATTTGCAACGGGCGCTTAAAGAGATGTCGATGCGTGACGCTGTCGATTTGGTGGCGCAGGCCCATGGCCTGCCACGGCGGCAAGTCTATCAGGCGGCATTGGCGCTCGGCAAAGGTTAG
- a CDS encoding YraN family protein, producing MRTAAKRQRGRMAYHAGIAAENRIAQDYERRGFAIARRRWRGRAGEIDLILRDGAALIFVEVKQSRSFARAAESLSARQMQRIYRSAEEFLAGEPAGSLTEVRFDVALVDGQGATEIIENAFGHG from the coding sequence ATGCGAACTGCGGCCAAACGCCAACGGGGCCGCATGGCCTATCATGCCGGGATCGCAGCCGAAAATAGGATCGCGCAAGACTACGAAAGACGCGGCTTTGCCATCGCGCGCCGCCGCTGGCGTGGCCGCGCCGGAGAGATTGACCTGATCCTGCGCGATGGGGCTGCCCTGATCTTTGTCGAAGTGAAGCAAAGCCGAAGTTTCGCGCGTGCCGCTGAAAGCCTCTCCGCCCGACAGATGCAACGCATTTACCGCTCTGCCGAAGAATTCCTTGCCGGTGAACCTGCTGGCAGCCTGACCGAAGTGCGCTTTGACGTGGCGCTTGTCGATGGGCAGGGAGCCACGGAAATCATCGAAAACGCTTTTGGCCACGGCTGA
- the gshB gene encoding glutathione synthase — protein MKIAFQMDPIGDVNINADSSFRLAEEAQARGHELFFYTPDHLAYQEGRITARGYDFTVQRVQGDHAQFGEEREVDLADFDVVWLRQDPPFDMHYITSTHLLDRLKDTTLVVNDPFWVRNYPEKLLVLDFPDLTPPTTIARDLSTIKAFKAKHGDVILKPLYGNGGAGVFRLDANDRNLTSLHELFTGFSREPLIVQKFLPAVSKGDKRVILVDGEPVGAINRVPAEGETRSNMHVGGRPEKVGLTERDLEICAAIGPLLKEKGQVFVGIDVIGDYLTEINVTSPTGIQELERFDGENIAGKIWEAIEARRG, from the coding sequence ATGAAAATCGCCTTTCAAATGGACCCGATCGGGGACGTGAACATCAACGCCGACAGCAGCTTTCGGCTGGCCGAAGAAGCACAGGCGCGGGGGCATGAGCTGTTCTTTTACACACCCGATCATCTGGCGTACCAAGAGGGGCGGATCACCGCGCGTGGCTATGATTTTACCGTGCAGCGCGTGCAGGGCGATCATGCCCAGTTCGGAGAGGAGCGAGAGGTCGATCTGGCCGATTTCGACGTGGTTTGGCTGCGCCAAGACCCGCCTTTCGACATGCACTACATTACCTCGACCCATTTGCTGGACCGGCTGAAAGACACCACATTGGTGGTCAACGATCCCTTCTGGGTGCGCAACTATCCCGAGAAACTTTTGGTTCTCGATTTCCCCGACCTGACGCCGCCCACCACCATTGCGCGGGATCTATCGACCATCAAAGCCTTCAAGGCGAAGCACGGCGATGTGATCTTGAAGCCGCTCTATGGCAATGGCGGCGCCGGGGTGTTCCGGCTGGATGCCAATGACCGCAACCTTACCTCGTTGCATGAGCTGTTCACCGGTTTCTCTCGGGAGCCGCTGATCGTTCAGAAATTCCTGCCTGCCGTGTCGAAAGGCGACAAGCGCGTCATCCTTGTGGACGGGGAGCCAGTAGGCGCGATCAACCGCGTACCGGCGGAAGGCGAAACGCGGTCGAATATGCATGTCGGCGGGCGACCAGAGAAGGTCGGGTTGACCGAGCGCGATCTGGAGATTTGCGCCGCCATTGGCCCATTGCTGAAAGAAAAGGGTCAGGTCTTCGTCGGTATCGATGTCATCGGCGACTATTTGACCGAAATCAACGTGACTTCTCCCACCGGCATTCAGGAACTGGAACGGTTCGACGGCGAGAATATCGCCGGCAAAATCTGGGAGGCGATCGAGGCCCGCCGCGGGTGA
- a CDS encoding alpha/beta hydrolase — MARANPQMLRATMEMQARLFFKGPGDVSAEWRGFPGAGSALWLTPQGPSNGRVILYIHGGGFVFGSPETHRAMVARLALLTGAQAVLPRYARVPEAAFPKPAEDIRAAWDALCRTGIAARDIVIGGDSAGGALVFDLLAELCREGAALPAGVFGLSPLLDMTFSGASFTQNAESDVLLPAARAAEMARLYLRGQSAESPRASPILADFNGAPPVWLTVSDSEILRDDSRRLAARLRDAQVPVTFQEVHDLPHVWPLFQNHLPEARETLATLAGWINALPPGRAGES; from the coding sequence TTGGCGCGCGCAAACCCTCAAATGCTGCGGGCCACGATGGAGATGCAGGCGCGGCTCTTTTTCAAAGGGCCGGGCGATGTCTCTGCCGAATGGCGGGGCTTTCCGGGGGCGGGTTCGGCGCTTTGGCTTACGCCACAGGGCCCCTCGAATGGTCGCGTGATCCTCTACATCCATGGCGGTGGATTTGTTTTCGGCAGCCCGGAAACCCACCGTGCCATGGTCGCGCGTTTGGCGCTGCTGACGGGCGCACAGGCGGTGCTGCCGCGCTATGCGCGGGTGCCGGAGGCGGCCTTTCCCAAACCTGCGGAAGACATCCGCGCGGCTTGGGACGCGCTGTGTCGGACAGGCATCGCCGCGCGGGACATCGTGATTGGCGGCGACAGCGCGGGCGGTGCTTTGGTCTTTGATCTTTTGGCGGAGCTTTGCCGCGAAGGCGCGGCGCTGCCTGCGGGCGTCTTCGGGCTTTCCCCCTTGTTGGACATGACCTTTTCCGGCGCGAGCTTCACGCAGAATGCCGAAAGTGACGTGTTGTTGCCCGCCGCCCGCGCGGCAGAGATGGCGCGGCTATATCTGCGGGGGCAGAGCGCAGAGAGCCCGCGGGCAAGTCCAATCCTCGCGGATTTCAATGGGGCGCCGCCGGTCTGGCTTACCGTAAGTGACAGCGAAATCCTACGCGACGACAGCCGCCGCTTGGCGGCCCGTTTGCGCGACGCGCAGGTGCCGGTCACCTTTCAAGAGGTCCATGATCTGCCGCATGTTTGGCCGCTGTTCCAAAACCACCTGCCGGAGGCGCGGGAGACCCTTGCGACCCTGGCCGGGTGGATCAACGCCTTGCCGCCAGGTCGGGCAGGCGAAAGCTGA
- a CDS encoding YifB family Mg chelatase-like AAA ATPase, with product MVSRAYTVAFQGVEARIVEVQCAVTAGLPGFSIVGLADKAVSEARDRVRTALSAMAIALPSKRITVNLSPADLLKEGSHFDLPIALALLSALDILPEDITQNVVALGELSLDGTLMPVVGALPAAMAAATHDRSLLCPAGSGAEAAWVGNTQIIAAANLGDVVRHYTGQVPITPAEPGEVPLTAAGRDLREVKGQERAKRALEIAAAGRHHLMLVGTPGSGKSMLAARLPGILPPLTATEALETSMIHSLAGLLDEGGISRSRPFREPHHTASMAAIIGGGRQARPGEASLAHNGVLFMDEFPEFNRTVLETLRQPIETGKVMIARANAHVKYPCRFMLVAAANPCKCGYLPDPARACARVPACGEDYLGRISGPLMDRFDLRVDVPPVSYSDLNLPANGDTSAEVAARVAAARALQSTRYAQHDGISANADAAGELLETVGSPDAEARDLLLRAAERFCLSARGYHRVMRVARTIADLEGAAEVRRPHMAEAISFRLPDLAARR from the coding sequence ATGGTATCGCGGGCCTATACGGTCGCATTTCAGGGGGTTGAGGCGCGCATTGTCGAGGTGCAATGCGCGGTCACTGCGGGCCTGCCCGGTTTCTCTATCGTCGGACTGGCGGACAAGGCCGTGTCAGAAGCGCGCGACCGGGTGCGCACCGCGCTCAGCGCCATGGCCATCGCATTGCCGTCAAAACGCATCACCGTGAACCTCTCCCCAGCAGACCTGCTCAAGGAGGGCAGTCACTTCGATCTGCCCATCGCACTGGCACTTCTGTCAGCACTCGACATCCTGCCAGAGGACATCACCCAGAATGTGGTCGCCTTGGGAGAGCTTTCGCTCGACGGCACGCTGATGCCGGTCGTCGGTGCCCTCCCCGCGGCGATGGCTGCCGCCACCCACGACCGCAGCCTTCTATGCCCCGCAGGATCGGGAGCAGAGGCCGCTTGGGTCGGCAACACACAGATCATCGCCGCGGCCAATCTAGGCGACGTTGTTCGCCACTACACAGGCCAAGTGCCAATCACCCCCGCAGAGCCGGGGGAAGTGCCATTGACTGCGGCAGGCCGCGATCTACGCGAAGTCAAAGGTCAGGAACGCGCCAAACGCGCGCTGGAAATCGCCGCCGCCGGACGGCACCACCTAATGTTGGTCGGCACGCCGGGTTCGGGCAAATCCATGCTGGCCGCGCGGCTGCCGGGCATCCTGCCGCCGCTTACCGCGACCGAGGCGCTGGAGACGTCGATGATCCACTCCCTCGCCGGGCTTCTAGATGAGGGGGGCATTTCCCGCAGCCGCCCCTTTCGCGAGCCGCATCACACGGCCTCGATGGCCGCGATCATCGGCGGCGGACGCCAAGCACGACCGGGTGAGGCATCCCTCGCGCATAATGGCGTGCTGTTCATGGATGAGTTTCCAGAGTTCAATCGCACGGTCCTCGAAACCCTGCGCCAGCCAATCGAGACTGGCAAGGTCATGATCGCGCGCGCCAACGCCCATGTGAAATACCCCTGCCGCTTCATGCTGGTGGCCGCAGCAAACCCGTGTAAATGCGGTTATCTGCCCGATCCGGCCCGCGCCTGCGCCCGCGTCCCGGCCTGCGGCGAAGACTACCTAGGCCGCATTTCGGGCCCGCTGATGGACCGTTTCGACCTGCGTGTCGACGTGCCCCCCGTCAGCTACAGTGACCTCAACCTGCCCGCCAACGGCGACACCTCTGCCGAGGTTGCGGCAAGAGTCGCTGCCGCGCGGGCGCTCCAATCAACCCGCTACGCCCAGCATGACGGCATATCGGCCAATGCCGACGCGGCGGGGGAATTGCTCGAAACAGTCGGCAGCCCGGATGCGGAAGCGCGCGACCTGCTGCTGCGTGCGGCTGAACGGTTTTGCCTCTCCGCGCGTGGGTATCACCGGGTCATGCGCGTGGCCCGCACCATCGCCGATCTCGAGGGCGCCGCCGAGGTGCGCCGCCCCCATATGGCCGAAGCGATCAGCTTTCGCCTGCCCGACCTGGCGGCAAGGCGTTGA
- a CDS encoding glutathione S-transferase, translating to MTYDLYIGDRTFSSWSLRGWLMLEKFGLPYRAHLVGLYSGTMAQDLAPLAPARLVPALRLPDGTVVGETLAMAETLAERNPDAGLWPADPAARATARWLCAAMASGFGALRGACPMQLQHVWEGFDPDADTRQDLERIEDLWRHARSQSRSAVPWLFGTYSLADVFYAPVAARIVGYDLPVSADARAYCDATIHDPAFKTWRAAGLETAYEPFPYELGLPKRDWPVAKAA from the coding sequence ATGACATATGATCTTTATATCGGCGATCGCACCTTCTCCAGTTGGTCCCTCAGGGGATGGCTGATGCTTGAGAAATTCGGTCTGCCCTATCGCGCGCATCTGGTCGGCCTCTACAGTGGGACCATGGCCCAAGACCTTGCCCCCCTCGCCCCGGCGCGGTTGGTGCCTGCCTTGCGTCTGCCCGACGGCACTGTGGTGGGAGAGACGCTGGCCATGGCCGAAACGCTGGCCGAACGGAATCCCGATGCCGGGCTCTGGCCCGCTGATCCAGCCGCCCGGGCCACGGCGCGCTGGCTATGTGCTGCGATGGCTTCCGGCTTCGGCGCGCTGCGCGGAGCCTGCCCGATGCAATTGCAACATGTGTGGGAAGGGTTCGACCCGGATGCCGACACCCGGCAAGACCTAGAGCGCATCGAAGACCTGTGGCGACATGCCCGCAGCCAATCGCGCAGCGCAGTGCCGTGGCTTTTCGGGACCTACTCGCTCGCTGACGTATTCTATGCCCCGGTTGCCGCGCGGATCGTCGGCTATGACCTGCCTGTCTCGGCTGATGCGCGGGCCTATTGCGACGCCACAATCCATGATCCGGCCTTCAAAACATGGCGCGCTGCCGGGTTGGAAACCGCGTATGAGCCGTTTCCCTATGAGCTTGGTTTGCCCAAACGGGACTGGCCCGTCGCTAAGGCGGCCTAA
- a CDS encoding histidine phosphatase family protein produces the protein MTIWHWVRHGPTHEKNFVGWRDVPADLSDAPRLARLNLHLPDDALLVSSDLMRAVDTADALAQPKRRRLPHEHGLRELHFGAWDGLHFSEVAARDPDLSRAYWETPGDVAAPEGESWNQTKARVDRVVARINAAHPNAHVIAVAHFGVILTQVQQAQGGGPLEAMAHKIDNLSVTHLVHESGTWRINGINHTP, from the coding sequence ATGACCATCTGGCACTGGGTGCGCCACGGCCCGACCCATGAGAAAAACTTCGTCGGTTGGCGCGATGTCCCGGCCGACCTTTCCGATGCCCCCCGTCTGGCACGTTTGAACTTGCACCTGCCTGATGACGCGCTGCTTGTGTCCTCGGACCTGATGCGCGCGGTGGATACGGCGGATGCGCTCGCCCAGCCCAAGCGCCGCCGCCTGCCCCATGAACACGGGCTGCGCGAACTGCATTTCGGCGCTTGGGACGGGCTGCATTTTTCCGAAGTTGCCGCGCGTGACCCCGACCTCAGTCGCGCCTATTGGGAGACGCCCGGCGATGTCGCGGCCCCCGAAGGGGAAAGCTGGAACCAGACCAAGGCCCGCGTCGACCGAGTGGTGGCACGGATCAACGCGGCCCACCCCAACGCCCATGTGATCGCAGTGGCGCATTTCGGGGTGATCCTCACGCAGGTCCAACAGGCCCAAGGCGGCGGCCCGCTTGAGGCGATGGCCCATAAGATCGACAATCTCTCGGTCACGCATTTGGTACATGAAAGCGGCACTTGGCGGATCAACGGCATTAATCACACGCCCTAG
- the cobU gene encoding bifunctional adenosylcobinamide kinase/adenosylcobinamide-phosphate guanylyltransferase: MLPRTTFALGGAASGKSEWAESLVNSYGLPKTYLATGRIWDDEVQERVKKHQARRDAGWRTVECPLDLTEPLAKLPAGEIVLIDCATMWLSNHLMEDSDLMTAQAQLLTALQACAAHWVIVSNEVGQGIVPENAMARQFREAQGRLNIALAAEADTVVQVVVGLPQLLKGEMP, translated from the coding sequence ATGTTGCCTAGAACTACCTTTGCCCTAGGCGGGGCGGCCTCGGGCAAGTCGGAATGGGCTGAGAGCCTCGTAAATTCCTATGGTTTGCCAAAGACTTACCTTGCCACCGGACGCATTTGGGATGACGAAGTTCAAGAACGCGTGAAAAAGCATCAAGCAAGACGTGATGCAGGATGGCGCACCGTTGAATGCCCGCTCGATCTGACCGAACCGCTGGCAAAATTGCCCGCAGGCGAAATCGTGCTGATCGACTGCGCGACCATGTGGCTTAGCAATCATTTGATGGAAGACAGCGATCTAATGACCGCTCAGGCACAGCTTTTGACGGCTCTACAAGCCTGTGCCGCGCATTGGGTCATCGTCTCGAACGAGGTCGGCCAAGGCATCGTGCCCGAGAACGCTATGGCGCGGCAGTTCCGCGAGGCGCAGGGGCGGCTCAACATCGCCTTGGCCGCCGAGGCGGACACCGTGGTGCAGGTCGTCGTTGGCCTGCCGCAACTGCTGAAAGGGGAAATGCCATGA
- a CDS encoding RNA polymerase factor sigma-32, with protein sequence MSLQTAREFSLTRTAMKAELLDAETELELAYAWRDQRDEAALHRLITAYMRLAISMAGKFKRYGAPMNDLIQEAGLGLMKAADKFDPDRGVRFSTYAVWWIKASIQDHVMRNWSMVRTGSTSSQKSLFFNMRRVQARLEREATAMGETLDKHQLRQMISTEIGVPLHDVEMMEGRLSGSDYSLNATQSAEDEGREWIEALADESAQAAERVEESHDTAQLRNWLLTAMQGLSEREQFIVRERKLRDPARTLESLGDELSLSKERVRQLEAAAFGKMRKSLELQSREVFAFLA encoded by the coding sequence ATGTCATTGCAGACCGCTCGCGAATTTTCACTCACCCGCACCGCAATGAAGGCCGAATTGCTCGACGCCGAGACAGAGTTGGAATTGGCCTATGCGTGGCGCGATCAGCGGGATGAGGCCGCTCTGCATCGTTTGATCACCGCCTACATGCGTTTGGCGATCTCAATGGCGGGCAAATTCAAGCGTTACGGCGCGCCGATGAACGATTTGATCCAAGAGGCTGGTCTGGGCCTGATGAAAGCCGCCGACAAATTCGACCCCGACCGCGGCGTGCGGTTCTCGACCTATGCGGTCTGGTGGATCAAGGCGAGCATTCAGGATCATGTGATGCGCAACTGGTCGATGGTACGGACCGGTTCGACCTCCTCGCAGAAATCCCTGTTTTTCAACATGCGCCGCGTGCAGGCCCGGTTGGAGCGCGAAGCCACGGCCATGGGCGAGACATTGGACAAGCACCAGCTGCGCCAGATGATCTCGACCGAGATCGGCGTGCCGTTGCATGATGTCGAGATGATGGAAGGGCGTCTGTCGGGCTCTGACTATTCGCTGAACGCCACGCAATCGGCTGAGGACGAAGGCCGCGAGTGGATTGAAGCGCTGGCCGACGAAAGCGCGCAGGCCGCGGAACGTGTCGAAGAAAGCCACGACACCGCGCAACTGCGCAACTGGCTGCTGACGGCCATGCAGGGGCTGTCTGAACGGGAGCAGTTCATCGTGCGCGAGCGCAAATTGCGCGACCCTGCCCGCACCTTGGAAAGCCTCGGGGATGAGCTGAGCCTCAGCAAAGAGCGGGTGCGCCAGCTTGAGGCCGCGGCCTTTGGCAAAATGCGCAAGTCGCTTGAACTGCAATCACGCGAGGTTTTTGCCTTTCTCGCCTGA
- the coaBC gene encoding bifunctional phosphopantothenoylcysteine decarboxylase/phosphopantothenate--cysteine ligase CoaBC, which produces MLSGKHILLIIGGGIAAYKSLDLIRRLRERGAKVTPVLTRAGEEFVTPLSVSALTGVKVFRDLFDLGDEAEMGHIQLSRAADLLVVAPATADLMAKMAQGAANDLASTLLLATDTPVLLAPAMNVRMWQHPATQRNIATLRGDGITMVGPNDGDMACGEFGPGRMAEPLEIVAAVEAQLGNGPLKGKRILVTSGPTHEPIDPVRYIANRSSGAQGTAIARALRALGADVTFVTGPAEVAPPEGVKVVPVQTAQEMMQAVDAALPADAAVFAAAVADWHVQGAGDRKLKKSKDGLPSLKFAENPDILKTISQRSEGRPALVVGFAAETDDVLAHATAKRARKGCDWIVANDVSPANGIMGGRENAVTLITDAGAEDWPRMGKDAVATRLAERIAAALA; this is translated from the coding sequence ATGCTGTCGGGCAAACATATTCTGCTGATCATCGGCGGTGGCATTGCCGCCTATAAATCCCTCGATCTGATCCGCCGCCTGCGCGAACGCGGGGCCAAGGTGACCCCGGTTTTGACCCGCGCAGGCGAAGAGTTCGTCACCCCGCTTTCCGTCTCTGCCCTGACCGGGGTGAAGGTGTTTCGCGATCTTTTCGACCTGGGGGATGAGGCCGAGATGGGCCATATTCAACTTAGCCGCGCGGCAGACCTGCTGGTGGTCGCCCCCGCCACGGCTGATCTGATGGCCAAGATGGCGCAGGGTGCGGCGAATGATCTGGCCTCGACCCTGCTGTTGGCCACCGACACGCCCGTATTGCTGGCGCCTGCGATGAATGTGCGCATGTGGCAGCACCCCGCGACACAGCGCAACATCGCCACGTTGCGCGGCGATGGCATCACCATGGTGGGCCCGAATGACGGTGACATGGCCTGCGGCGAATTTGGACCGGGGCGCATGGCCGAACCGCTTGAGATTGTCGCCGCTGTTGAGGCCCAGCTTGGCAACGGACCCCTCAAGGGCAAACGCATCCTCGTTACCTCCGGCCCGACCCATGAGCCGATCGACCCGGTGCGCTACATCGCCAACCGCTCTTCTGGTGCGCAGGGCACGGCCATCGCGCGCGCGCTCAGGGCTTTGGGAGCAGATGTGACCTTTGTCACCGGCCCGGCAGAGGTTGCGCCGCCCGAGGGGGTCAAGGTGGTGCCCGTGCAAACGGCGCAAGAGATGATGCAGGCGGTAGACGCCGCACTGCCCGCCGATGCCGCCGTCTTTGCCGCTGCGGTGGCCGATTGGCACGTGCAGGGGGCCGGGGACCGCAAGCTGAAGAAATCCAAAGACGGGCTGCCCAGTCTCAAATTCGCGGAAAACCCCGACATCTTGAAAACCATCAGCCAGCGCAGCGAAGGCCGCCCCGCGCTCGTCGTGGGCTTCGCGGCAGAGACCGACGATGTGCTGGCCCATGCCACCGCGAAACGCGCGCGCAAGGGCTGTGACTGGATCGTTGCCAACGACGTTTCCCCCGCCAACGGCATCATGGGCGGCCGCGAGAATGCCGTGACGCTGATCACCGACGCGGGCGCAGAGGACTGGCCGCGCATGGGCAAGGATGCCGTGGCCACCCGTCTGGCCGAACGCATCGCCGCAGCACTTGCCTAA
- the dut gene encoding dUTP diphosphatase — protein MTTIKLCWAEGADRSLPLPAYESAGAAGADLRANLPDGPVTLAPGARALISTGLHMAIPQGFEVQIRPRSGLALKHGITLINSPGTIDSDYRGIVGVIMGNMGQEAFTVEHGMRIAQMVAAPVMQAGFDLADSLDETPRGAGGFGSTGAL, from the coding sequence ATGACCACGATCAAACTTTGCTGGGCCGAGGGCGCGGACCGCAGCCTGCCACTGCCCGCCTATGAAAGCGCAGGCGCGGCCGGCGCGGACCTGCGGGCCAATCTGCCCGACGGTCCGGTCACGCTGGCCCCCGGCGCGCGGGCGCTGATCTCGACCGGATTGCATATGGCGATCCCGCAGGGGTTCGAGGTGCAGATCCGCCCGCGCTCGGGCCTTGCGCTGAAACATGGGATCACCTTGATCAACAGCCCCGGCACCATCGACAGCGATTATCGCGGCATCGTGGGGGTGATCATGGGCAATATGGGGCAAGAGGCGTTTACCGTCGAACACGGCATGCGCATCGCACAGATGGTCGCGGCCCCGGTGATGCAGGCGGGGTTCGATCTGGCCGACAGCCTTGATGAAACCCCGCGCGGCGCGGGCGGTTTCGGCTCGACGGGGGCGCTCTGA